The following coding sequences are from one Lolium rigidum isolate FL_2022 chromosome 6, APGP_CSIRO_Lrig_0.1, whole genome shotgun sequence window:
- the LOC124661344 gene encoding E3 ubiquitin-protein ligase ORTHRUS 2-like, producing MADLPCDGDGVCMVCGAASPAEVDLLRCATCTTPWHSPCLSAPPALADAAAWACPDCSGSSAAPAATKAGAGGGADLLAAIRRIEADASLSELDKARLRQELLGGAARKALDDGEDEDDVVAKTAFAIIGSNITCSFCMKLPDRPVTTQCGHNFCLKCFEKWVHSGKRVCGKCRTTLPSQMIELPRINLAIVAAIRTARNAKNAKSAVSAGTYHSVENKDRPDSAFTTERAVKSGKANASSGQIFVTIAPDHFGPIPAKYDPKRNLGVLVGDTWEDRLECRQWGAHFPHVAGIAGQSTHGAQSVALSGGYIDDEDHGEWFLYTGSGGRDLSGNKRTNKNQSSDQKFEKMNAALRLSCLKGYPVRVVRSHKEKRSSYAPVKGVRYDGVYRIEKCWRKIGVQGKYKVCRYLFVRCDNEAAPWASVLTGDLPRPLPKIKELQGATDITERKGSPSWDYDVAKKVWTWVKPEPISKKPIRTGDPETDKEIRQAQRRSHLSLTEKLLKDFGCAICKNVITEPLTTPCGHSFCKACLLGAFAGQASVRERSRGGRSLRVQKIVKRCPSCPNDICDFLENPQINREVMDLIESLQAKAAEEKKEVEVPGEEDEDALENEEDDDSSLNEEENVGAETKDGEQDADAPAVKIVVESMEDAKKALKCKGDKEEGKDDKTKTTAAAAAEEDADMEEATKTAAETKEEEVAKQVQKKRKGRGTEAAAAGGGKRKKTVSAATAEVKNPGGGGSPAASSPRRAIRTSGLVDGGGSPASRTRSSAMAGGGN from the exons ATGGCCGACCTGCCGTGCGACGGGGACGGCGTGTGCATGGTGTGCGGCGCGGCGTCCCCGGCGGAGGTCGACCTGCTGCGCTGCGCGACCTGCACCACGCCCTGGCACTCGCCCTGCCTCTCGGCGCCGCCCGcgctcgccgacgccgccgcctggGCCTGCCCCGACTGCTCCGGCTcctccgccgcccccgccgccaccaaggccggggccggcggcggcgccgaccTGCTCGCCGCCATCCGCAGGATCGAGGCCGACGCCTCGCTCTCCGAACTCGACAAGGCGCGCCTGCGCCAGGAGCTCCTCGGCGGCGCCGCGCGCAAGGcgctcgacgacggcgaggacgaggatgatgtcgTGGCCAAGACCGCGTTCGCCATCATCGGCTCCAACATCACCTGCTCCTTCTGCATGAAGCTCCCCGACCGCCCCGTCACT ACACAATGTGGCCATAACTTCTGCTTGAAATGCTTTGAGAAGTGGGTTCATAGTGGGAAAAGGGTATGTGGAAAATGTCGGACAACGCTCCCATCCCAGATGATAGAACTACCAAGGATTAACTTAGCAATAGTTGCAGCTATCCGTACGGCCAGGAATGCAAAGAATGCTAAATCAGCTGTCTCGGCTGGTACATATCATTCTGTAGAAAACAAAGATAGGCCTGACTCGGCTTTTACAACTGAAAGGGCAGTGAAGTCTGGGAAAGCAAATGCTTCAAGTGGACAAATTTTTGTGACTATTGCACCTGATCATTTTGGCCCCATTCCTGCAAAATATGATCCCAAAAGGAATCTTGGTGTTTTAGTTGGGGATACATGGGAAGACCGCCTTGAATGCAGGCAATGGGGTGCTCATTTCCCTCATGTAGCTGGTATTGCTGGCCAGTCTACACACGGTGCTCAGTCAGTTGCACTCTCAGGAGGTTACATAGATGATGAGGACCATGGAGAGTGGTTTCTGTATACTGGAAG TGGTGGAAGGGATCTAAGTGGGAACAAGCGAACAAATAAGAACCAATCTTCAGACCAGAAATTTGAAAAGATGAATGCTGCTTTGCGTCTTAGTTGCTTGAAGGGTTACCCTGTCAGGGTCGTACG GTCCCACAAAGAGAAGCGTTCTTCATATGCTCCTGTCAAGGGTGTGCGGTACGATGGTGTTTACCGAATTGAGAAATGTTGGAGGAAGATTGGTGTTCAG ggtaaatacaaggtCTGCAGGTACCTGTTTGTGCGCTGTGACAATGAAGCAGCTCCTTGGGCCAG TGTTCTTACTGGTGACCTGCCAAGACCACTGCCCAAGATCAAGGAGCTGCAAGGTGCAACTGACATAACTGAAAGGAAGGGATCTCCTTCATGGGACTATGAT GTGGCGAAAAAGGTCTGGACGTGGGTGAAGCCTGAACCAATCAGCAAGAAGCCTATCCGTACAGGGGATCCTGAAACTGACAAGGAAATCAGGCAAGCCCAAAGGCGTTCTCATCTGTCTTTGACTGAGAAGCTGTTGAAAG ATTTTGGGTGTGCCATTTGCAAGAACGTGATAACAGAGCCGCTTACCACTCCCTGTGGTCACAGCTTCTGCAAAGCCTGTCTGCTCGGGGCATTTGCTGGCCAGGCTTCAGTGAGGGAGAGAAGCAGGGGTGGGCGCTCTCTGCGTGtgcagaagattgtgaagaggtgcCCTTCCTGCCCAAATGACATCTGCGACTTCCTGGAGAACCCACAG ATCAACCGAGAGGTGATGGATCTGATTGAGTCTCTGCAAGCCAAGGCTGCCGAGGAAAAGAAAGAAGTGGAGGTACCtggtgaggaagatgaggatgctcTGGAGAATGAGGAAGATGATGACAGCAGCCTGAACGAGGAGGAGAATGTTGGTGCTGAGACCAAGGACGGAGAACAGGATGCTGACGCTCCTGCTGTGAAGATTGTGGTTGAAAGCATGGAAGATGCTAAGAAGGCTCTGAAGTGCAAAGGAGATAAGGAGGAAGGCAAAGATGACAAGACCAAGACCACTGCCGCTGCTGCAGCTGAAGAGGATGCTGACATGGAGGAGGCTACCAAGACTGCTGCTGAAACCAAGGAGGAGGAGGTTGCCAAGCAGGTTCAGAAGAAGCGCAAGGGGCGTGGCACTGAGGCAGCTGCAGCTGGCGGCGGTAAAAGGAAGAAGACTGTCTCTGCTGCCACAGCTGAAGTGAAGAACCCTGGAGGTGGTGGCAGTCCTGCTGCCAGCAGCCCTCGCCGTGCTATCAGGACCAGCGGGCTGGTGGATGGTGGTGGGAGCCCTGCTAGCAGGACCAGGAGCAGCGCCATGGCTGGCGGTGGCAACTGA